In Plasmodium falciparum 3D7 genome assembly, chromosome: 8, the following proteins share a genomic window:
- a CDS encoding erythrocyte membrane protein 1, PfEMP1 translates to MGSQGSKPVDTSDVKNESHNSARNVFENIAEIIYNRVKEDAEKRGKSLKGDYKRAKFHQPLLEAAKYVWYAPSNPCNFDFRFDTNAPDKGSYDRDPCHLRDTNRFSDKGDAICTNNKINCNNGGCGACAPYRRIQLCDYNLEYINEYNINSTHDLLGNLLVMAKREGDSIVNSHGHTGKGIYKSGICTSLARSFADIGDIIRGKDLFLGHNHKKKPLLDNLEKIFNRFQKIYEDINNLPIDDIREYWWALNRNDVWEALTCSAPYYADYFKKKSGNTYNFTTEGYCGRNEGAPPTNLDYVPQFLRWFDEWAEEFCRIKNIKIGNIKKSCTGESNNKHCSREGYDCNKTNLRLNEIFMDLECPRCADDCKSYETWVENKKKEFNKQKEKYKEEINESKPGVNSEHGKYNKAFYDKLRTIYRTNDKFFEILNKGQICENVDEKNKIDFNDLVKTFSRSEYCKSCPMLGVTCKGEQCNSLDDITCTNDKGGPNKVTDKNNNTFVIDILLNDNKKKVLSNDLNDYKECDLFKRLRRQNWNCKYKCNLHVCELNNFNNEIDDERVISIKVFIKRWLESFLKDYNKLKENLNPCINNENQLPCIKDCLENCDCVEKWIKKKGEEWKKIKERYLKDYKIEDNNSSNSLNKFLQQNQFHSDVVKAIKPFENLRAFEDSSGCTGTVPSGIEECKSNDVIKILLSKLKEKIELCKKNDVKKNKSNNCVTLLKPLNDEEDDEEQDDEPPAPKPLPTPNPCVNGGDDTSGAQITSVTEIAEGMHMGAQKQMLERSGDKSGKGTENGESVLKGDIKKAKFKNGASPSSLEDVCGITDQHTKDSRRRRRLRRLRLLVLRFRRRLRRGHRDYKGPCTGKDGHKKMFQVEKGWENGSKIGTENDVFLPPRREHFCTSNVEHLYRSASGLQGTTASHSLLGDVLLAANKEAGFIKERYKTQKTSEGFKDEATVCRAIKYSFADIADIIKGTDLWKANSGKKNTQDKLVKIFQKIKDNLPVNIKGKYNEDEKHLELRKDWWFANRDKVWEAMKCEQNGITCSGPTPLDDYIPQRLRWMTEWAEWYCKAQKEAYDKLKVCEKCMDNGKCTQGNGECAKCKTACENYKKFINTWQPQWKQMEQKYESLYKEAQENGNSSHKSTTEQDKYMVEFLSQLQKANNGDKTGDDKVYSTAAGYVHQEATMNCEKQTQFCKNKNGVKAANDAEDVNYTFKDTPNGYDVVCKCKDRPEQQIKKKEVEDACKIAQDIFKGKDENTTVGLCKKKDFGRTPYPDWKCEKNSKLVTGNGECMPPRRQKLCLYFLAHKIETPNLNTQEDLRKAFIKCAAAETFFSWYYFKKINDKLNKLDEKLKEGEIPPQFLRSMFYTFGDYKDICLDTDISLKTENGDITKAKSNIDRIIPKKSAKNPDEERKIWWDGIKEDVWEGMLCGLSHAVSNNDKATVQKTLTTKTIYDYDTVTFDGTTKLEDFSKRPQFLRWMTEWGEEFCKKRKEQLENLKDKCPDYTCSFDTKKQECENHCKVYEEWLKGWKDQYKKQSEKFTTDKEKPEYKDDPDVASSENAHKYLSKKLKQIFHNGSTTEKCDYTCMEYASRQPQTSACSQQQQQQNKSSTQNHFPEAFDYPPKEIGDRCTCPKLPEPKYCVDKTAYDIRKESGKKSDNSLKGNGNTYNNNCNNSMREEYANQNGETCKFNETFWSKKKPSIEECDINAKERFQIQKYWDCNGKTPDGKNTFCIPPRRKDMCLKQLEEINSADVNNSKKLLQKIQDVAKKEGDDIIKKLLPKYPCNEDVICKAMKYSFADLADIVRGIDKYKGPNGTNVLEKELKSVFETIYTKWKSENTNNKSKYTDVASFRSAWWDANRKDIWNAMTCNAPYDAKIYITKEGGYISPLTFTKNKCGHNDDPPDYDYIPQPFRWLSEWSETYCLAQKDLLETMKNCENCMKKNKNADCEQTQYGACRDCKRKCEEYKKFIEIWKKQFETQNKAYQEIYRNATTTNRDNNNIVDENTKNFVKKLQENCRTDRNESLDTADKYLENASVCRRFKFGNKDSRHLNYAFHTDPPSYEEHCKCAKDFDPLDECPVDNNECKKYGIGSCPKKNFHKKLEEWTNYVLNNKSNKNKSAIVPPRRRQLCLQNLTRNLSRLNKEKSFKEGILISAASEAKMLTEQYRENPAKALQAIKYSFADIGNIIKGDDIIGNVISVQLNKLINGNKKINTSTLWWEANKEKIWNAMMCYYTGDEKTATSCPSHGNIDKEDQFLLWFQEWGENFCARQKELYEHVQAECSHVICVNGTGNIDSKCTEACKNYSNFISETKNVYQSLKKQYNDNHNSIKVGGKEVHHYMKEKCKDKCECLSEKFNSDNNWEKPYDTFDDTVLKNKCQCKKPDSPILPVEPSVPAETEKEKKKDSPLKPHTEPKPAPPKKPEVPPPPPVQPPPANQPFNRDILEKTIPFGIALALGSIAFLFIKKKPKSPVDLIRVLDIHKGDYGMPTLKSKNRYIPYASDTYKGKTYIYMEGDSDSGHYYEDTTDITSSESEYEEMDINDIYVPDSPKYKTLIEVVLEPSKRDTPSSDAPMNKFTDDEWNQLKQDFISGILENEQKDLPKNNISGNTPMNTQPNTLYFNKPEEKPFITSIHDRDLYSGEEINYNINMSTNSMDDTSYVSNNVYSGIDLINDTLSGNQHIDIYDEVLKRKENELFGTNYKKNTSNNNVAKLTNSDPIMNQLDLLHKWLDRHRDMCEKWKSKEDILHKLNEQWNKDNDGGNVPIDNRSLNTDVWIEIDMDDPKGKKEFSNMDTILDDIEDDIYYDVNDDENPSVDNIPMDHNKVDVPKKVHVEMKILNNTSNGSLEPEFPISDVWNI, encoded by the exons ATGGGATCTCAAGGATCTAAACCTGTGGATACAAGCGATGTTAAAAATGAAAGTCACAACAGTGCCAGAAAtgtttttgaaaatattgcagaaataatatacaacCGAGTGAAAGAAGATGCAGAAAAACGTGGTAAATCTTTGAAAGGAGATTATAAGAGAGCAAAATTTCATCAGCCCTTATTAGAGGCAGCGAAATATGTTTGGTACGCTCCTAGTAATCCATGCAATTTTGATTTTAGGTTTGATACTAATGCTCCGGATAAAGGTTCATATGATAGAGATCCTTGTCATTTGAGAGATACAAATCGTTTTTCAGACAAAGGAGATGCAATATgtactaataataaaataaattgtaataatGGTGGTTGCGGAGCCTGTGCTCCATATAGAAGAATACAGTTATGCGATTATAatttagaatatataaatgaatataatattaatagtacaCATGATTTATTGGGGAACCTATTAGTTATGGCAAAACGAGAAGGTGATTCTATTGTGAACAGTCATGGACATACAGGTAAAGGTATTTATAAATCAGGTATATGTACTTCTCTTGCTCGAAGTTTTGCAGATATAGGTGATATAATCAGAGGAAAAGATCTTTTTCTGGGGcataatcataaaaaaaaaccattACTGGATAATTTAGAAAAGATTTTTAATAgatttcaaaaaatatatgaagacATTAATAACCTTCCAATTGATGATATTAGAGAATATTGGTGGGCACTTAATAGAAATGATGTATGGGAAGCATTGACATGCTCTGCCCCATATTATGctgattattttaaaaaaaaatcaggTAATACTTATAACTTTACAACTGAAGGATATTGTGGCCGTAATGAAGGTGCTCCTCCTACCAATTTAGATTACGTACCTCAATTTTTAAGATGGTTTGATGAATGGGCAGAAGAGTTTTGtcgaataaaaaatataaaaataggaAATATTAAGAAATCCTGTACTGGagaaagtaataataaacattGTAGTCGTGAGGGTTACGATTGTAATAAAACAAATCTAAGACTTAATGAAATTTTTATGGATCTAGAATGTCCACGTTGTGCAGATGATTGTAAATCGTATGAAACATGggtagaaaataaaaaaaaagaatttaataaacaaaaagaaaaatacaaaGAGGAGATCAATGAGAGCAAACCTGGTGTTAATTCAGAAcatggaaaatataataaagcaTTTTATGATAAACTAAGAACGATATATAGAACAAATGAcaaattttttgaaatattgaATAAAGGACAAATATGCGAAAATGTtgatgaaaagaataaaatagaCTTTAATGACCTTGTGAAAACATTTTCGCGTTCAGAATATTGTAAATCATGTCCTATGTTAGGTGTTACCTGTAAGGGTGAACAATGCAATTCACTTGATGACATCACTTGTACAAATGATAAAGGGGGTCCTAATAAAGTAACGGACAAAAATAACAATACATTTGTTATTGATATCCTGttgaatgataataaaaaaaaagtacttTCTAATGAtttaaatgattataaagAATGTGATCTTTTTAAAAGACTAAGAAGGCAAAATTGgaattgtaaatataaatgtaactTACATGTATGTGAACTGAATAATTTCAATAATGAAATAGATGATGAAAGAGTTATTTCAATCAAAGTATTTATTAAACGTTGGTTAGAgtcttttttaaaagattataataaattaaaagaaaatttaaatccatgtataaataatgaaaaccAGTTGCCTTGCATAAAAGATTGTCTGGAAAATTGTGATTGCGTAGAAAaatggataaaaaaaaaaggggaagaatggaaaaaaataaaagaacgTTACCTAAAAGATTATAAAATTGAAGATAACAATAGTTCTAAtagtttaaataaatttttgcAACAAAATCAATTTCATAGTGATGTTGTAAAAGCTATAAAACCTTTTGAAAATTTACGCGCTTTTGAGGACTCAAGTGGATGTACTGGAACTGTACCCTCAGGAATCGAAGAGTGTAAAAGTAATGATGTAATCAAAATTCTACTCTCTAAacttaaagaaaaaatagaattatgtaaaaagaatgatgtcaaaaaaaataaaagtaataattgCGTTACGTTACTTAAACCTCTAAATGACGAAGAAGACGATGAAGAACAAGACGACGAACCACCTGCACCAAAACCTCTTCCCACCCCTAATCCGTGTGTCAATGGTGGAGACGACACAAGTGGTGCTCAAATCACGAGCGTGACAGAAATTGCAGAAGGGATGCATATGGGGGCGCAAAAACAAATGTTAGAGCGTAGTGGTGATAAAAGTGGTAAGGGTACTGAAAATGGTGAGAGTGTGTTGAAAGGTGATATAAAGAAAGCGAAATTTAAAAATGGAGCTAGTCCGAGTTCATTGGAAGACGTATGTGGTATAACGGACCAACATACCAAGGATAGTCGTCGTCGTCGTCGTCTTCGTCGTCTTCGACTTCTTGTTCTTCGTTTTCGTCGTCGTCTTCGTCGTGGTCATCGAGATTATAAAGGACCATGTACAGGTAAAGATGGACACAAAAAGATGTTTCAGGTAGAAAAAGGATGGGAAAATGGGAGCAAAATAGGTACAGAAAATGACGTTTTCTTGCCACCAAGACGTGAACATTTTTGTACTTCCAATGTGGAACATTTGTACAGAAGTGCCAGCGGACTTCAAGGAACTACTGCCAGCCACTCTCTATTGGGGGATGTGTTACTTGCTGCGAATAAAGAAGCAGGATTCATAAAAGAAAGATATAAGACGCAAAAAACTTCAGAAGGTTTTAAGGACGAGGCAACTGTGTGTAGAGCAATAAAATATAGTTTTGCTGATATTGCAGATATAATTAAAGGAACAGACTTATGGAAAGCAAATTccggaaaaaaaaatacacaagaTAAATtggtaaaaatatttcaaaagaTTAAAGACAATCTTCCTGTTAACAtcaaaggaaaatataacgAAGATGAAAAACATTTAGAATTACGTAAGGATTGGTGGTTTGCTAACCGTGACAAAGTCTGGGAAGCAATGAAATGCGAACAAAACGGTATCACTTGTAGTGGTCCTACCCCATTGGATGATTACATCCCTCAAAGATTACGTTGGATGACCGAATGGGCAGAATGGTATTGTAAAGCACAGAAAGAGGCGTATGACAAGTTGAAGGTGTGTGAGAAATGTATGGATAATGGAAAATGTACGCAAGGTAATGGCGAGTGTGCAAAGTGCAAGACAGCAtgtgaaaattataaaaaatttattaatacatgGCAACCTCAATGGAAACAAATGGAACAAAAATACGAAAGTTTATACAAAGAAGCACAAGAAAATGGTAATAGTAGTCATAAAAGTACTACAGAACAAGACAAATATATGGTAGAATTCCTGTCACAATTACAAAAAGCAAATAATGGCGACAAAACTGGTGACGATAAAGTGTATTCTACTGCTGCAGGATATGTACACCAAGAAGCTACAATGAATTGTGAGAAACAAACTCAGTTttgtaaaaacaaaaatggtGTCAAGGCAGCTAATGATGCAGAAGACGTCAATTATACCTTTAAGGATACGCCTAATGGGTATGATGTGGTATGTAAATGTAAAGATAGGCCGGAGCaacagataaaaaaaaaggaagtaGAAGATGCGTGCAAAATAGCGCAGGACATATTTAAGGGTAAGGATGAAAACACTACAGTAGGGCtatgcaaaaaaaaagattttgGAAGAACTCCTTATCCCGATTGGAAATgtgaaaaaaattcaaaattgGTGACAGGAAATGGTGAATGTATGCCTCCAAGAAGACAAAAGTTATGTTTATACTTTTTGGCACATAAAATTGAAACACCAAATTTAAATACACAAGAAGATTTGAGAAAGGCTTTTATTAAATGCGCTGCTGCAGAAACATTCTTCTCATGGTACTActttaagaaaataaatgataaattaaataaactcgatgaaaaattaaaagaaggaGAAATCCCTCCTCAATTTTTAAGATCCATGTTCTACACATTTGGAgattataaagatatatgttTGGATACTGACATATCTTTAAAAACTGAAAATGGTGATATAACTAAGGCAAAAAGCAATATAGACAGAATTATCCCAAAAAAAAGTGCCAAAAATCCTGATGAAGAACGTAAAATTTGGTGGGATGGAATTAAAGAAGATGTATGGGAAGGGATGTTATGTGGATTATCACATGCTGTCAGTAATAATGACAAAGCGACAGTACAAAAAACACTTACTACCAAGACCATCTACGACTATGACACTGTGACATTTGATGGTACCACCAAATTGGAGGATTTCTCCAAGCGACCCCAATTTTTGAGATGGATGACGGAATGGGGGGAAGAGTTTTGTAAAAAACGGAAGGAACAATtagaaaatttaaaagaCAAATGTCCAGATTATACGTGTAGCTTCGATACTAAAAAACAAGAATGTGAAAATCACTGTAAAGTATATGAAGAATGGCTAAAAGGTTGGAAAGAccaatataaaaaacaaagcGAAAAATTTACAACAGATAAAGAAAAACCTGAATATAAAGATGATCCCGACGTTGCCAGCTCCGAAAATGCTCACAAATATTTGagcaaaaaattaaaacaaatttTTCACAATGGAAGTACTACTGAGAAATGTGATTATACGTGTATGGAATATGCGTCAAGACAACCACAAACATCTGCTTGCAgtcaacaacaacaacaacaaaacAAATCATCTACACAAAACCATTTCCCTGAAGCGTTCGATTATCCTCCTAAAGAAATTGGTGATAGGTGCACTTGTCCTAAACTTCCGGAACCTAAATATTGTGTAGACAAAACCGCATATGATATAAGAAAAGAGAGTGGGAAAAAGTCGGATAATAGTTTGAAAGGAAATGGTAATACatacaataataattgtaataattcCATGAGGGAAGAGTATGCCAATCAAAATGGAGAAACATGTAAATTTAACGAAACATTTTGGTCCAAAAAAAAACCTTCTATTGAAGAATGTGATATCAATGCAAAAGAGCGTTTTCAAATACAGAAATATTGGGATTGTAATGGGAAAACACCTGATGGAAAAAACACATTTTGTATCCCTCCAAGAAGAAAAGATATGTGCTTGAAACAATTGGAAGAAATAAATTCTGCAGATGTTAATAATAGCAAAAAATTACTTCAAAAAATCCAAGATGTAGCAAAAAAGGAAGgagatgatataataaagaaactATTACCAAAATATCCTTGTAATGAAGATGTAATTTGTAAAGCTATGAAGTATAGTTTTGCCGATTTAGCAGATATTGTTAGAGgtatagataaatataaaggtCCAAATGGTACCAATGTACttgaaaaagaattaaaaagtGTTTTTGAgacaatatatacaaaatggaAATCCGAAaacacaaataataaaagtaaatacACCGATGTAGCCTCTTTTCGTTCCGCCTGGTGGGATGCTAATAGAAAAGATATTTGGAATGCTATGACGTGTAATGCTCCTTATGATgcaaaaatttatattaccaAAGAAGGAGGATATATATCTCCTTTAACGTTCACAAAAAACAAATGTGGGCATAATGATGATCCACCTGATTATGATTATATCCCTCAACCTTTTCGATGGCTAAGTGAGTGGAGCGAAACCTACTGTCTTGCTCAAAAAGATTTATTGGAAACGATGAAAAATTGTGAGAATTgcatgaaaaaaaacaaaaatgcaGATTGTGAACAGACACAATATGGAGCTTGTAGGGACTGTAAAAGAAAATGTGAAGAATACAAGAAATTTATAGAAATTTGGAAAAAACAGTTTGAAACACAAAACAAAGCATATcaagaaatatatagaaatgcTACAACAACTAACagagataataataatattgttgatgaaaatacaaaaaattttgtaaaaaaactACAGGAAAATTGCAGAACCGACCGAAACGAATCTCTTGATACTGCCGATAAATATCTTGAAAATGCAAGTGTTTGTCGAAGATTTAAATTTGGGAATAAGGACTCACGTCATCTAAATTATGCTTTCCATACAGATCCACCTAGTTATGAAGAGCATTGCAAATGTGCGAAAGATTTTGATCCATTGGATGAATGTCCTGTTGATAATAACGAATGTAAGAAGTATGGTATAGGTAGTtgtccaaaaaaaaatttccatAAAAAATTGGAAGAATGGACAAATTACGTTTTAAACAacaaatcaaataaaaataaatccgCAATAGTACCTCCCAGAAGGAGACAATTATGTCTACAAAATCTTACGAGAAATTTGAGTCGtctaaataaagaaaaatcatTTAAAGAAGGAATTCTTATTTCAGCTGCTTCGGAAGCTAAAATGTTAACTGAACAATATCGTGAGAATCCTGCAAAGGCACTTCAAGCAATAAAATACAGTTTTGCTGATATtggaaatattataaaggGAGATGATATTATAGGGAATGTTATATCTGTCCAACTAAATAAGTTAATTAacggaaataaaaaaataaatacatctACCTTATGGTGGGAAgcaaataaagaaaaaatttggAATGCCATGATGTGTTATTACACTGGAGACGAAAAAACAGCTACTAGTTGTCCATCACATGGAAATATTGATAAAGAAGATCAATTTTTACTATGGTTTCAGGAATGGGGAGAAAATTTCTGTGCTAGacaaaaagaattatatgaacACGTACAAGCGGAATGTAGTCATGTTATATGTGTCAATGGTACTGGAAATATTGACAGTAAATGCACTGAAGCATGTAAAAATTATAGTAATTTTATTTCAGAAACAAAAAACGTATATCAGTCATTAAAGAAgcaatataatgataatcatAACTCTATCAAAGTAGGTGGTAAAGAAGTTCATCAttatatgaaagaaaaatgtaaagaTAAATGTGAATGTTTGTCTGAAAAATTTAACAGTGACAACAATTGGGAAAAACCGTATGACACATTTGACGATACCGTACTCAAAAACAAATGTCAGTGTAAAAAACCTGATTCCCCAATTCTTCCAGTAGAACCTTCAGTGCCAGCTGAAacggaaaaagaaaaaaaaaaagattcaCCTCTTAAACCCCATACTGAACCAAAACCTGCACCCCCCAAAAAACCTGAGGTACCCCCGCCTCCACCCGTACAACCCCCCCCTGCGAACCAACCCTTCAATCGTGACATTCTGGAAAAGACCATTCCTTTTGGTATTGCGTTGGCGTTAGGTTCGATAGCGTTCCTTTTCATAaag aaAAAACCGAAATCACCTGTTGACCTCATACGTGTACTTGACATCCACAAAGGAGATTATGGAATGCCTACACTGAAATCAAAAAATCGATATATACCCTATGCTAGTGATACATATAAAGGCAAAACATACATTTATATGGAAGGAGATAGTGATAGTGGACACTACTACGAAGATACAACTGATATTACTTCATCCGAAAGTGAATATGAAGAAAtggatattaatgatatatatgtacctGATAGtcctaaatataaaacattgatCGAAGTAGTATTGGAACCATCAAAAAGAGATACACCTAGTAGTGATGCACCTATGAATAAATTTACTGATGACGAATGGAATCAACTGAAACAGGATTTTATTTCCGGAATTTtagaaaatgaacaaaagGATTTacctaaaaataatataagtggGAATACTCCAATGAATACACAACCCaatactttatattttaataaacctGAAGAAAAACCTTTTATTACTTCTATTCATGATAGGGATTTATATAGTGGAGaagaaattaattataatataaatatgagtACTAATAGTATGGATGATACATCATATGTAtcaaataatgtatattctGGTATCGATTTAATTAATGACACATTAAGTGGTAACCaacatattgatatatatgatgaagtgctaaaaagaaaagaaaatgaattatttggaacaaattataagaaaaatacatCAAACAATAATGTAGCTAAATTAACAAATAGTGATCCAATTATGAACCAATTAGATTTGTTACATAAATGGTTAGATAGACATAGAGATATGTGTGAAAAATGGAAAAGCAAGGAggatatattacataaattaaatgaacaatggaataaagataatgatgGAGGTAATGTACCAATAGATAACAGATCGTTGAATACGGATGTTTGGATTGAAATAGATATGGATGATCCTAAAGGAAAGAAAGAATTTAGTAATATGGATACTATCTTGGATGATATAgaagatgatatatattatgatgtaaatgatgatgaaaaccCATCTGTGGATAATATACCTATGGATCATAATAAAGTAGATGTACCTAAGAAAGTACATGTTGAAATGAAAATCCTTAATAATACATCCAATGGATCCTTGGAACCAGAATTTCCTATATCGGATGtatggaatatataa